Proteins from one Gaiella occulta genomic window:
- a CDS encoding winged helix-turn-helix transcriptional regulator: MSRCRHCAPVPEGVRQAAGLLEGRWTVSILWASYEGASRFNEFKQAVGEIPPRTLAQRLVELERAGVLERVVIDARPPRVEYRLTPAGRRLQAVVDALVRWAGA; the protein is encoded by the coding sequence ATGTCGCGCTGTAGGCATTGCGCCCCCGTCCCCGAGGGGGTCCGCCAGGCGGCGGGCCTCCTCGAGGGGCGCTGGACGGTGTCGATCCTGTGGGCCTCCTACGAGGGAGCGTCGCGGTTCAACGAGTTCAAGCAGGCGGTGGGTGAGATCCCGCCGCGCACGCTCGCCCAGCGGCTCGTCGAGCTCGAGCGCGCCGGCGTGCTCGAGCGTGTCGTGATCGATGCGCGCCCGCCGCGGGTCGAGTACCGCCTGACGCCGGCGGGGCGCCGGCTGCAGGCCGTGGTGGACGCGCTCGTGCGCTGGGCGGGAGCGTAG
- a CDS encoding LLM class flavin-dependent oxidoreductase, translating to MTSDRLRFGLMTLPRSLEETRTIARETDAAGWDWLGIADSPVVYDDSYLHQAEALRTTSRLRVGPLVSHVVVRHPLVVGNLLATLADFGGGRTIGTLATGNSAARGLGLAPATVDELRQAVAAIRGYWAGEGGSFRTSTIPASGRVRTGCPLILAADGPRAAELAGEVGDGMLYGGTLDPSVLDRRVAAGKRRAGQTFWAAPAVSLANTVDGVLADMGEMLVAQANRALRGTDLTERGVPARLQREVEELWRRYDYAFHADSSRSGNAALMSEELASYLVEHFVLWGDLDAWRRRLGDLRARGCDGVLFILGQATQTDVVRSVTARLQELGELPTVARVAETA from the coding sequence ATGACGTCGGACAGGCTGCGCTTCGGCCTGATGACCCTCCCCCGGTCGCTGGAGGAAACCCGCACGATCGCGCGGGAGACCGACGCGGCAGGCTGGGACTGGCTCGGCATTGCAGACTCACCCGTCGTCTACGACGACTCGTATCTCCACCAGGCGGAGGCGCTCCGAACCACGAGCCGCCTCCGCGTTGGGCCACTCGTCTCCCACGTCGTCGTCCGCCACCCGCTCGTCGTCGGCAATCTGCTGGCCACGCTGGCCGACTTTGGCGGCGGACGGACGATCGGCACGCTCGCGACCGGCAACAGCGCCGCACGAGGCCTCGGCCTCGCCCCTGCCACCGTCGACGAGCTCCGACAGGCCGTGGCGGCGATCCGGGGCTACTGGGCCGGCGAGGGCGGATCGTTTCGCACGAGCACCATCCCTGCCTCAGGTCGTGTTCGAACCGGGTGCCCGCTGATCCTGGCAGCTGACGGCCCAAGGGCAGCCGAGCTGGCGGGAGAGGTCGGCGACGGAATGCTGTACGGAGGAACGCTCGACCCGTCCGTGCTCGACCGACGCGTGGCAGCCGGCAAGCGACGTGCCGGCCAGACCTTCTGGGCCGCACCCGCGGTCTCGCTGGCAAACACCGTCGACGGTGTGCTCGCAGACATGGGCGAGATGCTCGTCGCACAGGCCAACCGCGCGCTGCGCGGGACCGACCTGACCGAACGCGGAGTTCCCGCCCGCCTGCAGCGGGAGGTCGAAGAGCTCTGGCGCAGGTACGACTACGCCTTCCACGCCGACAGCAGCCGCTCGGGCAATGCTGCTCTGATGTCGGAAGAACTCGCGAGCTACCTGGTCGAGCACTTCGTCCTCTGGGGCGACCTCGACGCGTGGCGCAGGCGTCTTGGGGACCTACGTGCACGCGGCTGCGACGGTGTCCTGTTCATTCTCGGACAGGCGACGCAGACCGACGTCGTCCGCAGCGTTACCGCGAGGCTGCAGGAGCTCGGTGAGCTGCCGACCGTCGCGCGAGTGGCTGAGACCGCATGA